One genomic segment of Oncorhynchus tshawytscha isolate Ot180627B unplaced genomic scaffold, Otsh_v2.0 Un_contig_388_pilon_pilon, whole genome shotgun sequence includes these proteins:
- the LOC112217954 gene encoding muscarinic acetylcholine receptor M5-like, with amino-acid sequence MDVEDLQIQNSTFDGNTSDIQPVPHNLWEVITIATISAIVSLITVVGNVLVMLSFKVNSQLKTVNNYYLLSLAFADLIIGALSMNLYTSYILMGYWSLGNLACDLWLALDYVASNASVMNLLVISFDRYFSITRPLTYRAKRTPKRAAIMIGLAWLVSFVLWAPPILCWQYFAGERTVPADQCQIQFFSEPVITFGTAIAAFYIPVSIMTLLYSRIYKETEKRTKDLAELQGLTTSGHPETVNKPQKTVLLQSCFGSSNDRRDRRNQASWSSSNQSNVTKTTTRSDKLAWAHADQITSFNSYTSSEEEETHHPVSAATSQGTIKGQVQSQTEKGQTAADYGDNEEGEYFQTATPPLKKLSKKGISYKFKLVSKDTSSPPQNDKITNNTDLKTAPPRPSESDQIGQNHHQNSSPSSPTTTTTPKPMDPSLKSQITKRKRMVLIKEKKAAQTLSAILLAFILTWTPYNIMVLISTFCSDCIPVSLWHLGYWLCYVNSTINPMCYALCNKTFQKTFKMLLMCQWRKKRGEDKLYWCGQNPAINSKMT; translated from the coding sequence ATGGATGTAGAGGACCTCCAGATCCAAAACTCAACATTTGATGGCAACACATCAGACATTCAGCCTGTCCCACACAACCTATGGGAGGTCATCACCATAGCGACCATATCGGCCATCGTCAGCCTTATAACAGTCGTAGGCAATGTTCTGGTGATGCTGTCGTTCAAGGTCAACAGTCAACTAAAGACAGTCAACAACTACTACCTTCTCAGCTTAGCCTTCGCTGACCTCATAATAGGAGCCCTGTCCATGAACTTATACACCTCATACATTCTAATGGGCTATTGGTCCTTAGGGAACCTAGCCTGTGACCTCTGGTTAGCCCTGGATTATGTGGCCAGCAATGCCTCCGTTATGAACTTGTTAGTCATCAGTTTCGACAGATACTTCTCCATCACAAGGCCGCTGACCTATAGAGCCAAGAGGACGCCGAAGAGAGCGGCTATTATGATTGGCTTAGCGTGGTTGGTGTCGTTTGTCCTCTGGGCGCCGCCTATCCTGTGCTGGCAGTACTTTGCGGGAGAGAGGACGGTCCCGGCAGACCAGTGCCAGATCCAGTTCTTCTCCGAGCCGGTGATCACGTTCGGCACGGCCATCGCAGCGTTCTACATCCCCGTCTCCATCATGACCCTCCTTTACAGTAGGATCTACAAGGAGACAGAGAAACGCACCAAGGACCTGGCTGAGCTGCAGGGTCTCACCACATCTGGTCACCCAGAGACTGTTAATAAACCCCAGAAAACAGTTCTGTTACAGTCCTGTTTTGGCTCCAGTAacgacaggagggacaggaggaaccAGGCCTCATGGTCCTCGTCCAACCAGAGCAACGTTACCAAGACCACGACCCGGTCGGACAAGCTGGCCTGGGCCCATGCTGACCAGATCACCTCCTTTAACAGCTACACCTCGTCCGAGGAGGAGGAGACTCACCATCCTGTTTCCGCGGCAACCTCTCAGGGGACAATCAAAGGTCAAGTTcaaagtcagacagagaaaggacaGACAGCCGCCGATTACGGTGATAATGAAGAAGGCGAGTATTTCCAGACCGCCACTCCACCGCTGAAAAAACTCAGCAAGAAGGGAATCTCTTACAAGTTCAAATTGGTCTCGAAGGATACCAGCAGCCCTCCTCAGAATGACAAAATCACCAACAACACAGACCTCAAAACAGCTCCTCCACGTCCCTCTGAGTCTGACCAGATAGGTCAGAACCACCACCAGAACTCCTCTCCAtcatcccccaccaccaccaccacccccaagcCCATGGACCCGTCCCTGAAGAGCCAGATCACCAAGAGGAAGAGGATGGTCCTCATCAAGGAGAAGAAAGCTGCTCAGACCCTCAGTGCCATCCTCCTGGCCTTCATCCTAACATGGACGCCGTACAACATCATGGTGCTCATCTCCACCTTCTGTTCTGACTgcatccctgtgtctctctggcaCCTGGGCTACTGGCTCTGCTATGTCAACAGCACCATCAACCCCATGTGTTACGCGTTGTGTAATAAGACTTTTCAGAAGACCTTTAAGATGCTGTTGATGTGTCagtggaggaagaagagaggggaggataagcTGTACTGGTGCGGACAGAACCCGGCCATCAACAGCAAGATGACATGA